In Hymenobacter monticola, the sequence GCCAGCACGCAGGCTTGGGCATTGCTTTTCAGCGCTTGGGCGATTATGTCGTTAATGTGGTCATCGGCGAAGCTGTAACCGATGCATACAATGAGCCGCAAGTCAGTCAGAAAGCAGAGCCGCCGAAACTCATAGATATAGAAAAGGTACGGGTCGATGGCGCGCAGCTTGTTGCTCGTTCCAAAAATTAGGACTGGGTCGCGGGACGGGTCTTCTGCCTGCATCAGCTTGTGCGTTTTGGGGTCGGTGTACCAGTCCAGCGAGCCGTGTAGCTTGTATAAGGTAAAGTTCTTTTCATCGCCTCGCGTGAAGCTATTATAGCTCCACTCACGGGTGTTCTCATCAAACCCCAGTTCTATGTTGTCCTTGCCCACAACCTTTTCAAAGCAGAGGTCATAGTTTAAGCTAAACACCTTGATGTTGATGCCAATGCCGTTGTTGCCGAACATCAAGTCCTTGAACCCGCCGTAGTACGCGGCATCCTTATACAAGGAGGGCTTCACCCAGTCGCTGACAAGCTCGTTTGTTATCAAGCGTTTGAACTCCGTTAGGTGACTAAACTCGGGACCGGCCAAGTCCAACAGGCGGTTGTCCCAAGCCCCTATAAATGGATAAATAAGGTTACGCTCCTTCTTCTCGATTTCAGACATCACGATGATGAGCTTTTCGATGTTGAAAGAAGCCTGAAAGTTGCCAAAAATGCCGTCCGCGAATTGAATGGAGCTACGCAGGTAATAGTACAGGTCTTTGTACGGCTTCCAAGCGGTGTCTTCGTTCACGAGGCGGTGCACGGCGTTCACCATCTCCGCCGACACGGGTATGCCAGCGTCCCGGCTGCAGCCAGCTCCCAGCAAAAACAAGACGTTGTCGCGCTCAATGCTCATAAATAACGGCTTACAGGAACCAGGGAGAATGCAGTGACAGCATATCCTTTCGAAAATCCGGGAATTGCTCGAAATGCGTGCAGTAATC encodes:
- a CDS encoding SIR2 family protein, whose protein sequence is MSIERDNVLFLLGAGCSRDAGIPVSAEMVNAVHRLVNEDTAWKPYKDLYYYLRSSIQFADGIFGNFQASFNIEKLIIVMSEIEKKERNLIYPFIGAWDNRLLDLAGPEFSHLTEFKRLITNELVSDWVKPSLYKDAAYYGGFKDLMFGNNGIGINIKVFSLNYDLCFEKVVGKDNIELGFDENTREWSYNSFTRGDEKNFTLYKLHGSLDWYTDPKTHKLMQAEDPSRDPVLIFGTSNKLRAIDPYLFYIYEFRRLCFLTDLRLIVCIGYSFADDHINDIIAQALKSNAQACVLATVWNAADDYKDYVRKSLGLASGSNQVLFEESKAKDFLGAMMSKEYLESKFLPDELPFSV